One window of Candidatus Nitrospira kreftii genomic DNA carries:
- a CDS encoding Trehalose synthase, whose translation MIRELEQYRAVAPKGAIDFLYRLSHLVQGKRFLHISAVRYGGGMAEILRRIVPIMKAMGTEARWEVIAGTQEFTDVTRRITDGLQGREETITNEMYQTYLDVNARNAKVLNLDADLVFVHDPQPAPLVDHRKGGKWVWRCHLDAGLPHRPVWSLFRRHVLKYDAAVFSLPGFAQRLPIPKFLLYPSIDPLTEKNRELSRAEITQVLDQFGIARGKPILLQVARFDRFKDQIGMIRAYRMAKKHHHCQLVLAGSGVLHDPEGEAVLAEVQQAAENDPDIHVLQLPPEADREINALQRGATIVIQKALKEGFGVAVSEAMWKGKPVIGGTAGGVSTQIVNEATGFVVHSVEGAAFRIRYLLSNPGVMSRMGAMAKEHVRRNFLITRHLSDYFTILKILSTE comes from the coding sequence ATGATCAGAGAGTTGGAGCAATATCGCGCGGTGGCTCCGAAGGGGGCCATCGATTTCTTATATCGATTGAGTCATCTGGTACAGGGCAAGAGGTTTCTCCATATCAGCGCCGTACGCTACGGCGGCGGGATGGCTGAAATCTTGAGGCGGATCGTTCCCATCATGAAGGCAATGGGAACCGAGGCGCGTTGGGAAGTCATTGCCGGCACGCAGGAATTCACCGATGTCACGCGCCGGATCACTGACGGTTTGCAAGGGCGTGAGGAAACCATTACCAATGAGATGTACCAGACGTATCTGGACGTCAACGCCAGAAATGCCAAGGTATTGAATCTTGATGCAGACCTCGTCTTTGTTCACGACCCGCAACCAGCTCCGCTCGTCGATCATCGTAAAGGTGGCAAGTGGGTCTGGCGTTGCCATCTGGATGCCGGACTGCCTCATCGACCGGTGTGGAGTTTGTTTCGGCGACATGTGTTGAAATATGACGCGGCTGTTTTTTCGCTGCCTGGATTTGCGCAGCGCCTGCCTATCCCGAAGTTTCTGCTCTATCCCTCAATCGATCCACTGACGGAAAAGAACCGTGAGCTCTCACGCGCCGAGATCACGCAGGTGCTTGATCAATTTGGAATCGCCCGAGGGAAACCGATTCTCCTGCAAGTCGCGCGCTTTGACCGATTCAAGGACCAGATCGGCATGATTCGCGCTTACCGGATGGCAAAGAAACACCACCATTGTCAGCTTGTCTTAGCCGGCAGCGGTGTGCTGCATGATCCGGAAGGTGAGGCCGTGCTGGCTGAGGTCCAGCAGGCGGCCGAGAATGATCCGGACATTCACGTCCTCCAGTTGCCGCCGGAGGCCGACCGCGAAATCAACGCATTGCAGCGAGGCGCTACGATTGTCATCCAAAAGGCCCTCAAGGAAGGATTCGGAGTGGCTGTGTCTGAGGCGATGTGGAAGGGAAAGCCGGTCATCGGGGGAACCGCCGGCGGAGTGTCCACCCAAATCGTGAATGAGGCGACCGGATTCGTCGTTCATTCTGTCGAGGGGGCGGCCTTCCGTATCCGCTATCTGCTGAGCAACCCCGGCGTGATGAGTCGGATGGGTGCGATGGCGAAGGAGCATGTCAGGCGAAACTTCCTGATCACGAGACATTTGAGTGACTATTTCACAATCCTGAAAATCCTCAGCACCGAGTGA